The DNA segment ACCATTGAACACTATGGTCTCACAGTCCTATGTCTTGCTTGTTCCTTTATTAGATGGACTACTAGATCCCAAGCTGGTGGTAGAGAAAAGCCATTTTCCCTGTTAAAGTTTGGATATTTCTTAATCTGGCTCTCGCAACATTTTGGgaatatgaatatatatatCGTTTCTCCTTGGCTTTGTCCAAATATGATTTATCATGCCCAAAGCCAATCattcaataaagtttaaaaacctCTGGTTATCAATGATGTTAAtggtattattatttgtagtgTATTTTTATAGGTTACGTAAATTTTACGTTCAGGTATATTGCACAAATAAAAAAGTTGCAAGCCGATCGAAAAAAAAGTTAGTTAACCTTTTTaacgccaagagccactaaagtggtcgagtgctgtcgtgcccatgacgccaacagccactaaaaaggctatgacggacgctgtcaaagcaattttcctgctgacagataaggtttatttccgctcttcatattgcaaccatttggcgtataagccacattttagcatgggacgaaaagcgttgaaaaggttaaaatcaataaaaaatgtgctgtgggctaagatggccggctctttatcatttgtcaccatgacACGCCACCCACATGcacatgtaagtgcgaaagtgacgcatggcatgacaggtgataaaaatgcgaccacgATAGCTGGTCTGAAGTAAGCGAATTAAGCGAATTATGACGACCTTGGGGGAATTTGTCACCCACAACCTTATTTGTACAGTtgtcaatataataatatagtaatTATTAAGTCAATATTACTATGAATATTAAAACGTTATTATAATTTCGAAATCCAATAACATAAGGACGGCATCATTCAGAGCGATTGCAGTTGAGCGtctgatcgattttttttttgtaaattaaattcTCACATAAAGTGCTATGTGGAGGTAGTTTACTATGTTAATTGACTTTCTAAAACAGTTTTGTGCAATTTCaccattattttatactttttactatttttattataataaaaaaaggaaacaaaacGTACCTCTTATGAAAAGTTTATAACATAACAATGGTTAGCTTAGAAAAGCACGAAAATGGCTTAGATGAATTGACTTACGGTAAAGTAACAATGGAAGAAAATAATAGTGATGTTGTAGAGAAAACTGTGTTTCAAATGAATTTATACGAAGAACCAAAATATACGGGTAAGTTGAAATACACCGCTTACCTACGATAAATAAGATTTTTATGAAAGCTTACAACTATAATGATCTGACGAGGCACGAAAGCTAATGAAAATGTCAGGTTTTATTAGGATATTTTACTTCTGGATATAAATGACtcaattttcaataaaaaaaatcaaaaaggaTCACTGTATAATACGCAAATTAATATTGCATATATTTATCTAacgtaatattttttggaaattataGGATACGGCTATCGACATCAGCAGACATTCTTGTTGTTTATATGTTTGACGATAGCTTACAGCATGAGAACATGCATGGGAGTAGCTCTGGTGGCCATGGTGAACAGCCATCATGATAAACATAATGATACTATTAATGGTAACGGAACAACAAGCAATCTTGAAGCCAATAATCAGATGGAGATGGGAAATGTGGGAATTTTAAATGGAATTTTATATAACGAACCCGTAAGTACTAAATATTTTAGTTAACACAAAAACTTAATTCAGCTCCCCTGTTTATTCTTGTTACTGAATAAGTACATAAGTTAATTAATGCAGgctcttatttatttaactacgtATATTgcaatacttaataaaaaatacacatcTAAACAAACTGTTATCTACCTCAACATTGTGTAAATTTTAGAATTCgtatttattattcttaaacGACATGTGTGTGTTATATTTTGTGTTCTTCCAATGCAATGTATCAATGTTTGTTTAATACGAGTATTGTTGTATAGCGaattattttctttctttcactCTCAGCGCGAGCTATACGATCTACAAACCTAGCCgaaaatacatatttaccgAGCACAACAAGCGCATGCGTACGAACCCAGAACCCGCCTAACGGGTAACGGCAGTGTATGTGTAAAAATAATCTATATcgtaaatttaattttcaagTACCCGACATTTCAATGGGATAAAAAGACCCAGGACTACATGTTGGCTGCGTTTACGTGGGGCTACATGATTCTTCAGATACCAGCGGGCCAACTGGCTCATCGGTTTGGTACGAGGTATCTCCTCACCGGCGCGTTGGTTATAAATGGAGTGGTATCTTTTTGCACACCGTGGGTGGCTTACTATGTACGTAACCATTGTGCATTGGGTTTATTTTCAGTAGTATGTGATGTCCCAAAATAATATAGGCGCCTGATATAGAGGATGAACAGAATTATAATGTTTTGAAAGGGtattaaactagtggctctgtgagctgtagacctcgcgagcagagcttaaaactaaataaatgttgTTGTTTAGAAGAATTTAGAGAATCTAATTTGACAATAAAAACTTAACtatcgaacctgcttacaaaattCGGGAATTGGTttgcgggagctatcacgactccgccattttgaaaaaaaaatcgatattgataaaaaaaagtttagtcatagaattcggtcacaaaatttcacgagaatcggttaagaattgcgacctgtagaggagaacatccgaatatacaaaagcaaaatgctctagtcaaaacgtagaccttcgctacgcttcggccAAAAAGAATAATTCTGATGGAAAATCAATTTATGATGTGAAATGAAAATAAGCAAGCTTTGAAAGTTAATTAGTTGAggttcattatttttttcaacgtAATTAATTCATTATTGCAATATAATACTAATTTCTAACTTTTTCAGGGAAGTTGGATATTCGTTGTGGTTTTGAGGATGATTCAAGGCCTAAGTCAGTCTTGTTTCGTACCGAGTATCCACACGGCTTTCGGAAAATGGGCGCCTTTGGAAGAAAGAGGCAGATTGACCGCATTCGCGTTAGGGGGTAaatggttattttattttatgtaatctatgtattttttgtagAATGTTATTAAACTAGTGTAATCATGGATGATACTCGTATAACTAACCTAGTTGAAGTCGTATAAGTTATCCTCATAACTACCCTCAACTTGGATATCAAGCACAAATCAggctttaaaaatatgtacatttttaatGTAACAATTTCTAACAGTTTTATAGATTTCAATCTGAACTTGACCTATCCTAAACATATTATGAAATACTTTTAAAACTATTACCTTATAATTTTCAGGCCAACCATTAGGCATTGTCTTGGGACTCCCAATAACAGGCTACATAGCAGCTTCGTCCCTCGGTTGGCCGGGTATATTCCGGTTTTATGGGCTTCTATCGCTGTCTTTCGGCGCCATACTTTGGTTCCTTGGAGCAGATTCACCGGCCCAACACATTCGAATTTCTGTGTCTGAGAGACGGTATATAGAAGAGGCTTTAGGACAAACTGGGACCAAaggaaaggtaaaaaaaaaacaatgaaaaatcTTATTCAAAATTATGGTTTCTCCTTTCCTACACAAAACGTAATCAGTTGCATTATTGGGATTGTCAGTTCAAGCAATTGAATCAGAGGATCAAGTAGCAATTTCTGTAGGCCCCTAGAATACATAGATGGATGTTACGAACTGGCCAatacatttcaagattttaaatAGTGAAACTTATTGCGGGAGATCAACTTTAATAGCAAgggaaatacaataaaaaatgttCTTTGTTTACTTTTAGGAGCACCTCAAAGTTCCCTGGAAGAATTTGCTTCAGTGCAAGGCACTGTATGCTATCGTGATTGCTCACATTGGCCAGTGCTGGGGTCAGCTGACGTTGTATACAGAGGTTCCAGCCTTTATGGACAAAGTAATGAAGGTTAATATAAAAGCTGTAAGTTGATTGGATCATGATGTAATGATTCCTTGATTTtaagttatgttgtttttttttacaatattttacctATTGGGACAGAATTCTttgtaacgaaataagtaaATGATCCGCTTACTACCTAAATGACAACagcaacaagaaaaaaaaatgtcgccATTTGAGCGCTCATCTCTTGTAGTaacaaaacatattttgtaattctcctgttattatttttaataatataagatGTCATTATTCTCCTCTaacctaggtaggtactccaTTTCTGTTCAAGTATGGGACCAAGCTTAATGATTTGGAAAACCTTTTTATATCATACACTTCGTGGTTTTCAGAATGGCCTCTTGACAGCGTTGCCTTTCTTCGTGATGTGGGTGACTAACTTCTTTTTTAGTTGGTTTTCAGACATGCTCATTTGTAAAAAGTGGTTGACCGTCACCAACACTAGAAAATTGGCTAATACGATAGGTATGTCCTTTTATAAATTACATGACACTTGTCTCAAAATTGATGAATAGGTAACAAGTATAGTTTCAGAACTAAAATCATTTgaagtacttacataaataataatattttgtgcaAAGATATGAAATTACTTGAAAAATATTtcgtaaaacataattatataaaaaatagacGACAAAACAAAGGTTCCTTcaaattgattttaaaatgtattttttattcaattttacaGGTACTGTCCTTCCCGCTTTTGGACTTATCGCGTTGGCATACGTTAAAAAAGAGATTGTAGTTGTGGAGACTATTCTAGTCCTCACATGCGCTTTGAAGATCGCTTCTCATGTAGGGTGTTATGTAAGTTTACAATGTAGAAATGAAAACATCAAACTTCACGGAAgtttatgttagttagtaccGTTGCACTGCGGCAATCAGCTTTGCTCACAATAACCATTTTTATGCGGGATCTTATTGACTCTTAAACGTATGTAGTAAACGTGTTAAGTTGTAGATTTTTTCTAATAATCCTAAAAAGCGGAGCTCTTACTCTAAAGTTTAATGTGAAAAATAGTACGTACGTAATAGTACGtagtagtaagtagtagtagtagtagtctaGTAGTAGTTTATCTACAAATTTTACAAGGTTTGGTTGTATGATGCTACTAAATTCGATATGTAATTTTTGCCAGGTAAACCACCTCGACTTAGCTCCAAACTTCGCTGGCACATTGATGAGTATTAGCAACTTTGTGGCTAACGCGTGTTCCTCGTTAGCGCCCGTGATAGCAGGGTGCATACTTGTAGAAGATGTGGTACGTATAATTATATTCTTCTAATGTTTTATTATCATTACCGTCCATTCTATAAGCTGTCCGTAGATAGACGTTCACTAGTGGATTTGCCCCTCTATAAATCTCAACTGCCACCTGTCTTACAGTGTTGTCATCTAACAGCCACTATGTTTAGACCTTCTTTTGCTGTGCCATCGGGTTTACTGTCGCTACTTAAGAACCTCTTCAACTGTCATATTAGTCTCTCTCGAAAAATTCTTGTGTGATGAGCATATCTATGAATATACATATCTgagtttatattatttatttataagtataaaaATTGTTACCTAGAAGTATATATTCCAATTCAAAATATATTGATTCAATAATCATTCTTCTATTTCAGACGAGTGAATTTCTCTGGAGAAAGGTGTTTTTCATAGCGGCtgggttttatttagtatcAGATTTAGTTTACGTTATCATTGGCTCAGGCGAGCTACAGATGTGGAATAACCCTCAGGAAGCAACAAGGTACAGAGAAAAGTGTGAACAAAAGCCAATGCTACAAAATTAATGCAGACATAAAATATTCTATCAGTTTCTGTCAGCAAACCACTTCCGGTCCGGTCCAAAAacctttttttctactcccgtacttttatttgtcatttaaagggtcgtgcacacacgtttaaaaccctaccttatagttgtcaagacaagtctttagtctattccccaaaataGGGTTTGTGCtcacacgcagtatctttttggcgattttacgatacttcgtgtaatgaccacttaaaaaatattgaatgaaatacagtgttgccaaccttattttaaatgtcatctctgacaaataagtgaaccatagacatgttttttgtttaatttcattcattcattcattcttttcccgcccttaccctccatttttgctacttcctgaattaaaaatatttgttaaatttacaattttatttcaaagtaagtggcttggtcgtagaaaaagtattgtatccaacgttgtttaaccgagtcaaaaaatactcgtggcgtctttattaacaatttgggTCAATTTATTGAGgacttttataaaaatattttttggatttacctgttaaaaattaaaaaccgggTTTAAACAATTATCACATTGGAAGCCAGCTACTAGTCTCTCATTTATCCACCGTTCACTCCCCTGCTAGCCCTCCCTACCCTGAAGGCCGATTATAATTTAACAATTAATTATGATTTCTATCTTGTTTGAGACACGGCATGTTTGAGAGAGTGAACCGCCTCCGAATCAAAACAATTTGAAAACCTTAAAAAAtcgttaaatcagaatcggcctcctgattataaaataaactggtatttttttgaaataataaagcATTTTTTCTTGATAAACTGTTATAAAGTTATGTAGCggttaaaacaaacattaataataaatgaaggccatttaaataagaattgtttGCGCAGATGTcgcattaattaaaatataagcaTATTATAAGGCCAATCGTATAACAGGTACGCGTAGTTACGGTTCTTTTTTCTTATCAAACACTTAGACACTATGTATTTGTTATTAAGATTGCGAGCAATATTATTCAGCACGTTAAACTAGTACATTTCcgaatttttataataataatatggtgGTTCTGGTTTCAAATCCCGGTAATTTGCTTGTGTGTTGTTGACAATAATTGTTCCTGAGTTGTAagtgttttataaatatgtattggtatttaagtCTTTATGTAAGTgtttatatgtaagtatttatatattatttatatctcTGTGAGTACCTTTGCTTTGTATTATTACCTAAAtctgtataatatttttgtagctgttggtacaccttaaaaacaaaaaaaaaaaacaaataaataaaaaaattataagtgTCTTATACCATTTGTGTAAGGTTGTGTCATAATAGGTAcgtattaaccctttaaccgccagagtatatgacattacatatccagcttatttcgccacagtctgataaataagacaagatATGATTtagtttttacagcacatttataactaccgtaactatgccaaccttactctgcttggtacaattactgtcggtggcgacacgagcacgctcgatcaaaaattgctggcggttaaaagtttaataattaatataaagtcggtaaaatcattttttatggattttttttattatctttttttcTTATATCTCAAAATTTTACTAACGAAAACATTAGAGTTTAGAATTTTGATTAA comes from the Cydia amplana chromosome 12, ilCydAmpl1.1, whole genome shotgun sequence genome and includes:
- the LOC134652706 gene encoding putative inorganic phosphate cotransporter: MVSLEKHENGLDELTYGKVTMEENNSDVVEKTVFQMNLYEEPKYTGYGYRHQQTFLLFICLTIAYSMRTCMGVALVAMVNSHHDKHNDTINGNGTTSNLEANNQMEMGNVGILNGILYNEPYPTFQWDKKTQDYMLAAFTWGYMILQIPAGQLAHRFGTRYLLTGALVINGVVSFCTPWVAYYGSWIFVVVLRMIQGLSQSCFVPSIHTAFGKWAPLEERGRLTAFALGGQPLGIVLGLPITGYIAASSLGWPGIFRFYGLLSLSFGAILWFLGADSPAQHIRISVSERRYIEEALGQTGTKGKEHLKVPWKNLLQCKALYAIVIAHIGQCWGQLTLYTEVPAFMDKVMKVNIKANGLLTALPFFVMWVTNFFFSWFSDMLICKKWLTVTNTRKLANTIGTVLPAFGLIALAYVKKEIVVVETILVLTCALKIASHVGCYVNHLDLAPNFAGTLMSISNFVANACSSLAPVIAGCILVEDVTSEFLWRKVFFIAAGFYLVSDLVYVIIGSGELQMWNNPQEATRYREKCEQKPMLQN